A single window of Anopheles moucheti chromosome 2, idAnoMoucSN_F20_07, whole genome shotgun sequence DNA harbors:
- the LOC128299720 gene encoding inactive CLIP domain-containing serine protease A28-like, with product ENGLEVDILNNNDSLAQYGEFPWVVYIMRGEHKNQKQKSSPASNNFVCGGTLIHPRFVVTTAHNTDGKSKLIARFGEWDISTTKEPYPHKDISVTEIIKHPDYVHNPIQNDIALLLLEENVQYHKHIQPICLPQPNDQFVGESCISNGWGEQRGVYANVMKKITLPVITNKECTRMLRFAGLGPFYNLREGFICAGGEAGVDMCKGDGGSPLACQTESGTFVLAGIVSWGIGCGGHELPGMYVAVNQYVDWINEIITGHSLEFDITL from the exons GAAAACGGATTGGAAGTAGACATACTCAACAATAATGACTCCTTGGCACAGTATGGCGAATTCCCTTGGGTAGTTTACATAATGAGAGGTGAacacaaaaatcaaaaacaaaaatcatcccCGGCGAGTAATAACTTTGTCTGTGGCGGTACTTTGATTCATCCTCGGTTTGTGGTAACAACGGCTCACAATACGGATGGCAAATCGAAGTTGATCGCACGTTTCGGCGAATGGGACATTAGCACCACAAAGGAACCATATCCGCACAAG GATATCAGCGTCACGGAGATCATCAAACATCCCGACTATGTGCACAACCCCATACAGAACGATATtgcactgttgttgctggagGAAAACGTACAATACCACAAGCATATTCAACCAATATGTCTGCCGCAACCTAATGATCAGTTCGTAGGCGAAAGTTGCATCTCCAACGGTTGGGGCGAGCAGCGTGGAGTGTACGCGAACGTGATGAAGAAAATAACGCTTCCGGTTATTACCAACAAGGAGTGTACCCGTATGCTGCGCTTTGCTGGGCTTGGACCATTCTATAATCTCCGGGAGGGTTTCATCTGTGCTGGTGGTGAAGCCGGTGTCGATATGTGCAAAGGCGACGGAGGATCACCACTCGCGTGCCAAACCGAAAGTGGCACGTTCGTGCTGGCTGGAATTGTTTCGTGGGGTATTGGATGTGGAGGCCATGAATTGCCCGGCATGTACGTTGCTGTGAACCAGTACGTAGATTGGATCAACGAAATCATCACAGGCCATAGTTTAGAATTTGATATTACACTGTAA